The following coding sequences are from one Pyxidicoccus xibeiensis window:
- the ccoN gene encoding cytochrome-c oxidase, cbb3-type subunit I produces MQQQRIIYDDTTVRRFILASVLFGIVGMAVGALVASQLAWWQANLNLPYTTYSRLRPLHTNAVIFAFVGNMMFAGIYYSTQRLLKTRMASDVLSKIHFWGWQLIIVAAAITLPLGITTSKEYAELEWPIDVAITVIWVVFAINFFWTLKKRNEKNLYVAIWFYIATIVTVAVLHIVNSLALPLDGLKSYSVYAGVQDALVQWWYGHNAVAFFLTTPILGIMYYFLPKAAERPVYSYRLSIIHFWALVFIYIWAGPHHLLYTALPDWAQSLGMIFSVMLWAPSWGGMLNGLLTLKGAWHKLREDPVLKFLIAGVTFYGMATFEGPLLSIKVVSALGHYTDWIVGHVHSGALGWNGFMAAGMFYWLVPRLYGTKLYSTKAADAHFWLGTVGILLYAVSMWISGVTQGLMWRALNPDGTLLYPNFVETLLAIRPMYFVRFAGGSMYLVGFIMMAWNLWKTARAGQPVNGEVTVVVEDAAPAPGAGAPVPGWVQVVTGRPLVFALAIITATLFLGWAKPVRALVLMGGIIALGEFAWIVTRREREAGKPSWFGLIEGRPLAFTVLTLVAILIGGVAELLPTILIKQAVPAHGQAQLPYSPLELQGRDLYVREGCYTCHSQMIRPFLAETQRYGDVSRAEEFLYDHPFQWGSKRTGPDLHRLGGKYPNLWHYTHMMDPRATSPGSNMPAYPWLAERRLKTKEAPKKLALMQKLGVPYSNADVDGAEARQKTQAEGITADLATQGVTVAWDSELVALIAYLQRLGRGPQDVPAEPGGPATVSANDSHGGSR; encoded by the coding sequence GTGCAACAGCAACGAATCATCTACGACGACACCACCGTCCGCCGCTTCATCCTGGCGTCGGTCCTGTTCGGCATCGTGGGTATGGCCGTGGGCGCGCTGGTGGCCAGCCAGCTCGCGTGGTGGCAGGCCAACCTGAACCTGCCCTACACCACGTACTCCCGCCTGCGCCCGCTGCACACCAACGCGGTCATCTTCGCCTTCGTCGGCAACATGATGTTCGCCGGCATCTACTACTCCACGCAGCGCCTGCTGAAGACCCGCATGGCGTCCGACGTGCTCTCCAAAATCCACTTCTGGGGCTGGCAGCTCATCATCGTCGCCGCCGCCATCACGCTCCCCCTGGGCATCACCACGTCCAAGGAGTACGCGGAGCTGGAGTGGCCCATCGACGTGGCCATCACCGTCATCTGGGTGGTCTTCGCCATCAACTTCTTCTGGACGCTGAAGAAGCGCAACGAGAAGAACCTCTACGTCGCCATCTGGTTCTACATCGCCACCATCGTCACCGTGGCGGTGCTGCACATCGTCAACAGCCTGGCGCTGCCGCTCGACGGGCTGAAGAGCTACTCCGTCTACGCGGGCGTGCAGGATGCCCTGGTGCAGTGGTGGTACGGCCACAACGCCGTCGCCTTCTTCCTCACCACGCCCATCCTGGGCATCATGTATTACTTCCTGCCCAAGGCAGCCGAGCGGCCCGTCTATTCCTACCGGCTGTCCATCATCCACTTCTGGGCCCTGGTCTTCATCTACATCTGGGCCGGCCCGCACCACCTGCTCTACACCGCGCTGCCCGACTGGGCGCAGTCGCTGGGCATGATTTTCAGCGTCATGCTGTGGGCCCCCTCCTGGGGCGGCATGCTCAACGGCCTGCTCACCCTCAAGGGCGCCTGGCACAAGCTGCGCGAGGACCCCGTCCTCAAGTTCCTCATCGCGGGCGTCACCTTCTACGGCATGGCGACGTTCGAAGGGCCGCTGCTGTCCATCAAGGTGGTGAGCGCGCTGGGGCACTACACCGACTGGATTGTCGGCCACGTGCACAGCGGCGCGCTGGGGTGGAACGGCTTCATGGCCGCCGGCATGTTCTACTGGCTGGTGCCCAGGCTGTACGGCACGAAGCTGTACTCGACGAAGGCCGCCGACGCGCACTTCTGGCTGGGGACGGTGGGCATCCTCCTCTACGCCGTCTCCATGTGGATTTCGGGCGTCACCCAGGGCCTCATGTGGCGCGCCCTCAACCCGGACGGCACGCTGCTCTACCCGAACTTCGTGGAGACGCTGCTCGCCATCCGGCCCATGTACTTCGTCCGCTTCGCGGGCGGCTCCATGTACCTGGTGGGCTTCATCATGATGGCGTGGAACCTGTGGAAGACGGCCCGCGCCGGCCAGCCCGTCAACGGCGAGGTCACCGTGGTGGTGGAGGACGCCGCCCCCGCGCCCGGGGCGGGCGCTCCGGTGCCCGGCTGGGTGCAGGTCGTCACCGGCCGGCCCCTGGTGTTCGCCCTGGCCATCATCACCGCGACACTCTTCCTCGGCTGGGCGAAGCCGGTGCGCGCGCTGGTGCTGATGGGCGGCATCATCGCCCTGGGCGAGTTCGCCTGGATTGTCACCCGGCGCGAGCGCGAGGCCGGCAAGCCGTCCTGGTTCGGCCTCATCGAGGGGCGGCCCCTGGCCTTCACCGTGCTGACGCTGGTGGCCATCCTCATCGGTGGGGTCGCCGAGCTGCTGCCCACCATCCTCATCAAGCAGGCCGTGCCCGCGCATGGCCAGGCGCAGCTGCCGTACTCGCCGCTGGAGCTGCAGGGCAGAGACCTCTACGTGCGCGAGGGCTGCTACACCTGCCACTCGCAGATGATTCGCCCCTTCTTGGCGGAGACGCAGCGCTATGGCGACGTGTCCCGCGCGGAGGAGTTCCTCTATGACCACCCGTTCCAGTGGGGCAGCAAGCGCACCGGCCCGGACCTGCACCGGCTGGGCGGCAAGTACCCCAACCTCTGGCACTACACGCACATGATGGACCCGCGGGCCACCAGCCCCGGCTCCAACATGCCCGCGTACCCGTGGCTGGCGGAGCGGCGCCTCAAGACGAAGGAGGCGCCCAAGAAGCTGGCGCTGATGCAGAAGCTGGGCGTGCCGTACAGCAACGCGGACGTGGACGGCGCAGAGGCCCGCCAGAAGACCCAGGCGGAGGGCATCACCGCGGACCTGGCCACGCAGGGTGTCACCGTGGCGTGGGACTCGGAGCTGGTGGCCCTCATCGCCTACCTGCAGCGCCTGGGGCGCGGCCCGCAGGACGTGCCCGCGGAGCCGGGCGGGCCGGCCACCGTGTCCGCCAATGACAGCCATGGAGGGAGCCGCTGA
- a CDS encoding cbb3-type cytochrome oxidase subunit 3: MYKQFYQGMSLTELPLFALFLFIVVFLGVCAWVFGVRRSQDFDALARLPLAERGEGGHE; this comes from the coding sequence ATGTACAAGCAATTCTATCAGGGGATGTCGCTCACCGAGCTGCCCCTCTTCGCGCTGTTCCTGTTCATCGTGGTGTTCCTCGGCGTCTGCGCGTGGGTGTTCGGCGTGCGGCGCAGCCAGGACTTCGACGCGCTCGCGCGCCTGCCCCTGGCCGAGCGGGGGGAGGGCGGTCATGAGTGA
- a CDS encoding c-type cytochrome, translated as MSEKAPLHYIYDGIEEHDNHLPRWWLFLLWTTIIFAAGYWFWYHVAEVSPGQAGEYAAEVAEVARRTSGNTPASDESLLALAADPTALGGGKAVFQSNCASCHGAQGQGLIGPNLTDPYWMHGGKPVAIHKVVADGVVSKGMPAWGRTLGAERVKAVTAYVLTLKGTNVKGKEPQGEPEQP; from the coding sequence ATGAGTGAGAAGGCCCCGCTGCACTACATCTATGACGGCATCGAGGAGCACGACAACCACCTGCCGCGCTGGTGGCTGTTCCTCCTGTGGACGACCATCATCTTCGCCGCGGGCTACTGGTTCTGGTACCACGTGGCGGAGGTGTCCCCCGGACAGGCCGGCGAGTACGCCGCCGAGGTCGCCGAGGTGGCCAGGCGCACCAGCGGCAACACGCCCGCGTCCGACGAGTCGCTGCTCGCGCTGGCGGCGGACCCGACGGCGCTGGGCGGCGGCAAGGCCGTCTTCCAGTCCAACTGCGCGTCCTGCCACGGCGCCCAGGGCCAGGGGCTCATCGGCCCCAACCTGACGGACCCCTACTGGATGCACGGCGGCAAGCCCGTGGCCATCCACAAGGTGGTGGCCGACGGCGTGGTGTCCAAGGGCATGCCCGCGTGGGGACGCACGCTGGGCGCCGAGCGCGTCAAGGCCGTCACCGCGTACGTGCTGACGCTCAAGGGGACGAACGTCAAAGGCAAGGAACCGCAGGGCGAGCCCGAGCAGCCGTAG
- the ccoG gene encoding cytochrome c oxidase accessory protein CcoG, with protein sequence MAVAPRQDGPRIDQLSSIRADGSRLAIHPADVKGRFITRRRWVFAVLMAIYVALPLVDVGGHPAVHLDVVARRFYLFGGTYNAQDFWRVLFLLTTVGFGLLFFTAWLGRVWCGWACPQTVFLEGVYRPIERFIDGPRERRLKVAGTPWTPARVGRAVLKHGAYAGVSLLISHAALSLFVSAGGLVSMVAAGPAVSPVAFGWAMAVTGALYFNYAWFREQLCVVVCPYGRLQSAMQDRDSVIIGYDTKRGEPRGRVVKPKPGEVPPPRGDCVDCFRCVAVCPTGIDIRNGLQMDCLACAQCVDACDGVMDTLGRPRGLIRYDSLKGLAGEPRRVLRPRLVLYGALFVAAFAGLTLSLVRRVPFEANLLRFQGMPYLVEAGTVRNQFELHLVNKNPEETTFTLRVDSPVPAQVVVPQAQVTLASLESFRVPLFITVAREHLTAPFSFTVEVADSASGEVKRMEARFLGPGPAQR encoded by the coding sequence ATGGCGGTGGCACCGCGACAGGATGGGCCGCGAATCGACCAGCTCAGCTCCATCCGGGCGGATGGCTCGCGGCTGGCCATCCACCCGGCGGACGTGAAGGGGCGCTTCATCACCCGGCGGCGGTGGGTGTTCGCCGTGCTGATGGCCATCTACGTGGCGCTGCCGCTGGTGGACGTGGGTGGGCACCCGGCTGTCCACCTGGACGTGGTGGCGCGTCGCTTCTACCTCTTCGGAGGCACGTACAACGCGCAGGACTTCTGGCGCGTGCTGTTCCTGCTCACCACCGTGGGCTTCGGCCTGCTGTTCTTCACCGCGTGGCTGGGCCGCGTCTGGTGCGGTTGGGCCTGCCCGCAGACGGTGTTCCTGGAGGGCGTGTACCGGCCCATCGAGCGCTTCATCGACGGGCCCCGCGAGCGCCGGCTGAAGGTGGCCGGCACGCCGTGGACGCCGGCCCGGGTGGGCCGGGCGGTGCTCAAGCATGGCGCGTACGCGGGCGTGTCGCTGCTCATCTCCCACGCGGCGCTGAGCCTCTTCGTGTCCGCCGGAGGCCTGGTGTCCATGGTGGCCGCGGGCCCGGCCGTGTCCCCGGTGGCCTTCGGCTGGGCAATGGCCGTCACCGGCGCGCTGTACTTCAACTACGCGTGGTTCCGGGAGCAGCTCTGCGTGGTGGTGTGCCCCTACGGCAGGCTCCAGTCCGCCATGCAGGACCGGGACTCGGTCATCATCGGCTACGACACGAAGCGCGGCGAGCCCCGGGGCCGGGTGGTGAAGCCGAAGCCCGGCGAGGTGCCCCCGCCGCGCGGCGACTGCGTGGACTGCTTCCGGTGCGTCGCCGTGTGCCCCACCGGCATCGACATCCGCAACGGCCTGCAGATGGACTGCCTGGCGTGCGCGCAGTGCGTGGACGCGTGCGACGGCGTCATGGACACGCTGGGCCGGCCGCGCGGGCTCATCCGGTATGACTCGCTCAAGGGGCTGGCCGGTGAGCCCCGGCGCGTCCTGCGGCCCCGGCTGGTGCTGTATGGCGCGCTGTTCGTGGCGGCCTTCGCGGGGCTCACCTTGAGCCTCGTGCGGCGCGTGCCCTTCGAGGCCAACCTGCTGCGCTTCCAGGGCATGCCGTACCTCGTGGAGGCGGGCACGGTGCGCAACCAGTTCGAGCTGCACCTGGTGAACAAGAACCCGGAGGAGACGACCTTCACCCTCCGCGTGGACAGCCCCGTGCCCGCGCAGGTGGTGGTGCCCCAGGCCCAGGTGACGCTCGCCTCCCTGGAGAGCTTCCGGGTTCCGCTGTTCATCACCGTGGCGCGCGAGCACCTGACGGCGCCGTTCTCCTTCACCGTGGAGGTGGCCGACTCGGCCTCCGGGGAGGTGAAGCGCATGGAGGCCCGCTTCCTGGGGCCGGGCCCCGCGCAGAGATGA
- the hemN gene encoding oxygen-independent coproporphyrinogen III oxidase encodes MPSDALLSRYDVSGPRYTSYPTAPEWRPDFGPDALAERLTLAGTRDGSEPLSLYVHLPFCRSLCWYCGCNVVISKDAAAAERYIDHLVMELDLVAERLGPRRSLSQVHWGGGTPTFLSEAQLERLWTELTRRFTPLPDAEVAIEVHPALTTPGQLSLLRRLGFNRVSMGLQDFDPQVQQVTNRLQTPEQTRALLEHARALGFTGVNFDLIYGLPHQDAERWARTLEKVLAMRPDRLAVYSFAYMPEKLKHQRRMPADALPAARTKLGLFLAAYEAFVTAGYQPIGMDHFAVPEDELARALSERRLGRNFQGYTVKAASDVVALGSTGISDVGGAYAQNVRALPAYYARVAGGRLATERGIVLTGDDRRRRAVITQLMCNAWVDLGEDGARYFAPELERLRAFEEDGLVTRSGTQVELTPVGRLFVRNVAMVFDAYLSRAERPRFSRTV; translated from the coding sequence ATGCCCTCCGACGCGCTCCTGAGCCGGTACGACGTGTCCGGCCCCCGGTACACCAGCTATCCCACCGCGCCCGAGTGGCGGCCGGACTTCGGCCCCGACGCGCTCGCCGAGCGGCTGACGCTCGCCGGCACCCGGGACGGCTCGGAGCCCCTGTCCCTGTATGTCCACCTGCCGTTCTGCCGCAGCCTGTGCTGGTACTGCGGGTGCAACGTCGTCATCAGCAAGGACGCGGCCGCCGCGGAGCGCTACATCGACCACCTGGTGATGGAGCTGGACCTGGTGGCGGAGCGGCTGGGCCCCCGGCGCAGCCTGTCGCAGGTGCACTGGGGCGGCGGCACGCCGACGTTCCTGTCCGAGGCGCAGCTGGAGCGGCTGTGGACGGAGCTGACCCGCCGCTTCACCCCGCTGCCGGACGCGGAGGTGGCCATCGAGGTCCACCCCGCGCTGACGACACCCGGGCAGCTGTCGCTGCTGCGCAGGCTCGGCTTCAACCGCGTGTCCATGGGGCTGCAGGACTTCGACCCGCAGGTGCAGCAGGTGACCAACCGCCTGCAGACGCCGGAGCAGACGCGGGCGCTGCTGGAGCATGCGCGCGCGCTGGGCTTCACCGGCGTGAATTTCGACCTCATCTACGGCCTGCCACACCAGGACGCGGAGCGCTGGGCGCGCACGCTGGAGAAGGTGCTGGCGATGCGGCCGGACCGGCTGGCCGTCTACTCCTTCGCGTACATGCCGGAGAAGCTGAAGCACCAGCGGCGCATGCCCGCGGACGCCCTCCCCGCCGCCCGCACGAAGCTGGGGCTGTTCCTGGCGGCCTACGAGGCCTTCGTCACCGCGGGGTACCAGCCCATCGGCATGGACCACTTCGCCGTGCCGGAGGACGAGCTGGCCCGCGCCCTCTCGGAGCGCCGGCTGGGCCGCAACTTCCAGGGCTATACAGTGAAGGCCGCGTCGGACGTGGTGGCCCTGGGCAGCACCGGCATCAGCGACGTGGGCGGGGCGTATGCCCAGAACGTGCGCGCGCTGCCCGCGTACTACGCGCGCGTGGCGGGGGGGCGGCTGGCCACCGAGCGCGGCATCGTCCTCACCGGGGATGACCGGCGGCGGCGGGCCGTCATCACCCAGCTGATGTGCAACGCCTGGGTGGACCTGGGCGAGGACGGCGCGCGCTACTTCGCGCCGGAGCTGGAGCGGCTGCGGGCCTTCGAGGAGGACGGGCTGGTGACGCGCTCCGGTACCCAGGTGGAGCTGACGCCCGTGGGCCGCCTCTTCGTGCGCAACGTGGCGATGGTGTTCGACGCCTACCTTTCCCGGGCCGAGCGGCCCCGCTTCTCGAGGACCGTATGA
- a CDS encoding hemerythrin domain-containing protein, with translation MDALDVLSLEHRHIQRVLDVLERAVERGRAGEFVSASLFLRTANFLLTYVDGSHHAKEMVLFQTMLAHQLPLNPGLLAQVSGEHGTGGEQAKALQRAAEATLREGMDPGSMLAAAEAYLQLHRGHTDVEETQVFPLARRLLPAPVLERMRTRFARIEASHGPLVDAAEVMLRAFAPTRPSRALAVSSVRSF, from the coding sequence ATGGACGCATTGGACGTATTGAGCCTGGAACATCGCCACATCCAGCGGGTGCTGGACGTGCTGGAGCGGGCCGTGGAGCGCGGCCGCGCGGGGGAGTTCGTCTCCGCCTCGCTCTTCCTGCGCACGGCGAACTTCCTGCTCACCTACGTGGACGGCAGCCACCACGCGAAGGAGATGGTGCTCTTCCAGACGATGCTGGCGCACCAGCTCCCGCTGAACCCGGGGCTGCTGGCCCAGGTGTCCGGAGAGCATGGCACCGGGGGCGAGCAGGCGAAGGCGCTCCAGCGCGCGGCGGAGGCGACGCTGCGCGAGGGCATGGACCCCGGGTCGATGCTCGCCGCCGCGGAGGCCTACCTGCAGCTGCACCGGGGCCACACCGACGTGGAGGAGACGCAGGTCTTCCCCCTGGCACGGCGCCTGCTGCCCGCGCCCGTGCTGGAGCGCATGCGCACGCGCTTCGCGCGCATCGAGGCCTCGCACGGACCGCTCGTCGATGCCGCCGAGGTCATGCTGCGGGCCTTCGCGCCCACCCGTCCCAGCCGGGCCCTGGCGGTGAGCAGCGTGCGCTCCTTCTGA
- a CDS encoding DUF4476 domain-containing protein: MKALTLAVALLTASSALAQDEAEKQGAELRRNPPPGRPMPQPQQPPRSGNLAVVDRDELNARLARLEKLLEDAEKRLEEESRYSDRDRDRRGRDQDRDRDRDRDSARNKVRKAQETLDSVQQFVTEAPHLGTVYPAPAPRPPPPPPMPVVQPMPEGPFKRLNEAVKHESFTDDKMRIITMAAGNNHFLISQVGQLLSHFAFSQDKLAAVRTLKPRILDPENGYQLYSVFSFSSDKKQLQEILAQR, from the coding sequence ATGAAGGCCCTCACCCTCGCAGTCGCCCTCCTCACCGCCTCCTCCGCTCTCGCCCAGGACGAAGCCGAGAAGCAGGGCGCCGAGCTGCGCCGCAACCCGCCCCCGGGCCGCCCCATGCCGCAGCCGCAGCAGCCGCCCCGCTCGGGCAACCTGGCCGTGGTGGACCGCGACGAGCTGAACGCGCGCCTGGCCCGCCTGGAGAAGCTGCTGGAGGACGCGGAGAAGCGCCTCGAGGAGGAGTCGCGCTACTCGGACCGTGACAGGGACCGCCGTGGCCGTGACCAGGACCGGGACAGGGACAGGGACAGGGACTCGGCGCGCAACAAGGTGCGCAAGGCGCAGGAGACGCTGGACTCGGTGCAGCAGTTCGTGACGGAGGCGCCGCACCTGGGCACCGTCTACCCGGCGCCGGCTCCGCGGCCGCCGCCCCCGCCGCCGATGCCGGTGGTCCAGCCGATGCCGGAGGGGCCCTTCAAGCGGCTCAACGAGGCGGTGAAGCATGAGAGCTTCACCGACGACAAGATGCGCATCATCACCATGGCGGCGGGCAACAACCACTTCCTCATCTCGCAGGTGGGGCAGCTGCTGAGCCACTTCGCCTTCTCGCAGGACAAGCTGGCCGCGGTGCGCACGCTGAAGCCGCGCATCCTCGACCCGGAGAACGGCTACCAGCTCTACAGCGTCTTCTCCTTCTCCAGCGACAAGAAGCAGCTTCAGGAAATCCTCGCACAGCGCTGA
- a CDS encoding M28 family peptidase: MRRARAWLGMGATVLAAGLGLTWKWSQREASAAGLTPAPPGLEAEAERLKAHVRMLSETFHPRDWRHPENLERAADYVADHLSRAGGHVESQRFQVDGRDYRNVIARFGPEGGERLVVGAHYDAATGTPGADDNASGVAGLLELAARLGREPPPARVDLVAYTLEEPPHFHTSQMGSAVHARSLREAGVRLRGMLALEMLGHYTDAPDSQDYPLPVLKLKYPDTGNFIGVVGTPGDGGLTDTVAEAMRGASPLPVESLSAPRSLTGVDFSDHASFWAQGYRAVMVTDTAFFRNPRYHEAGDTWDTLDYARMARAVQGVYAAVRTLAGSPSPGE; the protein is encoded by the coding sequence GTGCGGCGAGCAAGGGCATGGCTGGGGATGGGCGCCACGGTGCTGGCGGCGGGCCTGGGCCTGACGTGGAAGTGGAGCCAGCGGGAGGCGTCCGCGGCCGGCCTCACGCCCGCCCCACCCGGCCTGGAGGCCGAAGCGGAGCGCCTGAAGGCCCACGTGAGGATGCTGTCGGAGACCTTCCACCCGAGGGACTGGCGGCACCCGGAGAACCTGGAGCGCGCGGCGGACTACGTCGCCGACCACCTGTCGCGGGCGGGCGGGCACGTGGAGTCGCAGCGCTTCCAGGTGGACGGCCGCGACTACCGCAACGTCATCGCCCGCTTCGGGCCGGAGGGCGGAGAGCGGCTCGTCGTCGGCGCGCACTACGACGCGGCGACGGGCACGCCCGGCGCGGACGACAACGCCAGCGGCGTGGCGGGGCTGCTGGAGCTGGCGGCGAGGCTCGGCCGCGAGCCACCGCCGGCTCGCGTCGACCTGGTGGCCTATACGCTGGAGGAGCCGCCCCACTTCCACACCTCGCAGATGGGCAGCGCGGTGCATGCGCGCTCGCTGCGGGAGGCCGGGGTGCGGCTGCGCGGCATGCTGGCGCTGGAGATGCTCGGGCACTACACGGACGCGCCGGACAGCCAGGACTACCCGCTGCCCGTCCTGAAGCTGAAGTACCCGGACACGGGCAACTTCATCGGCGTGGTGGGAACCCCGGGTGACGGCGGACTCACGGACACGGTGGCGGAGGCCATGCGGGGCGCGAGCCCGCTGCCGGTGGAGTCGCTGAGCGCGCCGCGCTCGCTGACGGGGGTGGACTTCTCGGACCACGCCAGCTTCTGGGCGCAGGGCTACCGGGCGGTGATGGTGACGGACACGGCCTTCTTCCGGAACCCGCGCTACCACGAGGCCGGGGACACGTGGGACACGCTTGACTATGCGCGTATGGCTCGCGCCGTCCAGGGGGTGTATGCCGCTGTGAGGACGTTGGCGGGCAGCCCCTCCCCCGGGGAATGA
- a CDS encoding 2,3-bisphosphoglycerate-dependent phosphoglycerate mutase → MPTLTLVRHGQSLWNHENRFTGFVDVPLTEKGREEARQAARALQGMTFDVAYTSALTRAQETLAIILETLGQRVPTIRDAALNERHYGDLQGLNKADSAKRFGEQQVKLWRRSYDVPPPNGESLEMTAKRVLPFYERAIAGDLRLGKHVLVVAHGNSNRSLVMKLDGLTGEQVVGLELATGVPLVYEMSPEGEVLTRRTLTP, encoded by the coding sequence ATGCCCACGCTCACGCTCGTCCGTCACGGTCAGTCGCTCTGGAACCATGAGAACCGCTTCACCGGCTTCGTGGACGTCCCCCTCACGGAGAAGGGACGCGAGGAGGCCCGCCAGGCAGCCCGGGCGCTCCAGGGGATGACGTTCGACGTCGCCTACACCTCCGCGCTCACCCGCGCGCAGGAGACGCTGGCCATCATCCTGGAGACGCTGGGCCAGCGCGTCCCCACCATCCGCGACGCCGCGCTCAACGAGCGCCACTACGGAGACCTGCAGGGGCTCAACAAGGCGGACTCCGCGAAGCGCTTCGGCGAGCAGCAGGTGAAGCTGTGGCGCCGCTCGTACGACGTGCCCCCGCCCAACGGCGAGTCGCTGGAGATGACCGCGAAGCGCGTGCTGCCCTTCTACGAGCGCGCCATCGCCGGTGACCTGCGCCTGGGCAAGCACGTGCTGGTGGTGGCGCACGGCAACTCCAACCGCTCCCTGGTGATGAAGCTGGACGGGCTGACGGGGGAGCAGGTGGTCGGCCTGGAGCTGGCCACGGGCGTGCCCCTCGTCTACGAGATGTCGCCAGAGGGCGAGGTACTGACCAGGCGCACCCTCACTCCCTGA
- a CDS encoding YaiI/YqxD family protein: MKIWVDADACPGPVRDILLRAVQRLKVPAVFVANKGLSLPRSELVSTVQVGAGLDVADRHIAEQAQKGDLAVTQDIPLAAQLVPRGVVVLDPRGELFTPENIDERLSVRNFMQELRESGVTTGGPAGFSPKDSQRFANALDRELTRLLAARR, from the coding sequence ATGAAAATCTGGGTCGATGCCGATGCCTGTCCCGGACCCGTCCGCGACATCCTGCTGCGCGCCGTGCAGCGCCTGAAGGTGCCTGCCGTCTTCGTGGCCAACAAGGGCCTCTCGCTGCCCCGCTCGGAGCTCGTCTCCACGGTGCAGGTGGGGGCCGGGCTGGACGTGGCGGACCGCCACATCGCCGAGCAGGCGCAGAAGGGAGACCTCGCGGTGACGCAGGACATCCCCCTCGCCGCGCAGCTGGTGCCCCGGGGCGTGGTGGTGCTGGACCCGCGCGGCGAGCTCTTCACGCCGGAGAACATCGACGAGCGCCTCTCCGTGCGGAACTTCATGCAGGAGCTGCGCGAGAGCGGCGTGACGACGGGAGGCCCCGCGGGCTTCTCCCCCAAGGACAGCCAGCGCTTCGCCAACGCGCTGGACCGCGAGCTGACGCGGCTGCTCGCGGCGCGCAGGTAG
- a CDS encoding glutathione peroxidase, producing MNLNLYDIPLTSIDGASQTLGRFKGKVLLVVNVASKCGLTPQYEGLEKLYERKQAQGLEVLGFPSNDFLGQEPGSEAEIMEFCRLTYDVKFPLFSKIPVVGDNKHPLYRELTHAFPAATGDGPMRAKLQGYGLTPNPVPEVQWNFEKFLIGRDGRVAGRFAPDVTADDPRLLQAIDAELAKQA from the coding sequence ATGAACTTGAACCTCTACGACATCCCCCTTACTTCCATCGACGGCGCCTCGCAGACCCTCGGCCGCTTCAAGGGCAAGGTCCTGCTGGTGGTGAACGTGGCCTCCAAGTGCGGACTGACGCCCCAGTACGAAGGGCTGGAGAAGCTCTACGAGCGCAAGCAGGCCCAGGGCCTGGAGGTGCTGGGCTTCCCGTCGAATGACTTCCTCGGCCAGGAGCCGGGCAGCGAGGCGGAAATCATGGAGTTCTGCCGCCTGACGTATGACGTGAAGTTCCCGTTGTTTTCCAAAATCCCGGTGGTCGGCGACAACAAGCATCCGCTCTACCGCGAGCTGACCCACGCCTTCCCGGCGGCCACTGGCGACGGGCCGATGCGCGCGAAGCTCCAGGGCTACGGCCTCACGCCCAATCCGGTTCCGGAGGTGCAGTGGAACTTCGAGAAGTTCCTCATCGGCCGGGATGGCCGCGTCGCGGGCCGCTTCGCCCCGGACGTGACGGCGGACGACCCGCGCCTGCTCCAGGCCATCGACGCCGAGCTGGCGAAGCAGGCCTGA
- a CDS encoding zinc-dependent metalloprotease has translation MLKRAAVLVVSCGAWLAGCGTAPELENDELISNLVEAGFPADDIMVVDGVVYVGRDAHVTLQASRELLQRGEGSTEQYRTTNLVGTAVTKICVNPTSGFNGYARLSQGLDLAIANYNALGLRITFARGPTTGCTANITAQTMSGTGGSSGYPSGGRPYGTINIGTGLNTSSVDLNEHVITHELGHAIGFRHSDFYNQGISCSPPGSEGSAGVGAILIPGTPATATVGGSLMNSCFRSTDTGEFTSSDITALNYLY, from the coding sequence ATGCTCAAGAGAGCGGCAGTGCTCGTGGTGAGCTGTGGCGCGTGGCTGGCCGGCTGCGGTACGGCCCCGGAGCTCGAGAACGACGAGCTCATCTCCAACCTGGTCGAGGCCGGGTTCCCGGCCGACGACATCATGGTCGTCGACGGTGTCGTCTACGTGGGGCGTGACGCGCACGTGACGCTCCAGGCGTCCCGGGAGCTGCTCCAGCGCGGCGAGGGAAGCACGGAGCAATACCGCACGACCAATCTCGTCGGTACCGCCGTGACGAAGATCTGCGTCAATCCCACCTCGGGGTTCAACGGCTACGCCCGGCTCAGCCAGGGGCTCGACCTGGCCATCGCCAACTACAATGCCCTGGGGCTCAGGATTACCTTCGCGCGCGGACCGACCACCGGCTGCACCGCGAACATCACCGCGCAGACCATGTCCGGCACCGGTGGCTCCTCGGGCTACCCCTCGGGCGGACGGCCCTACGGAACCATCAACATCGGCACCGGACTGAACACCTCCAGCGTCGACCTGAACGAGCACGTCATCACCCACGAGCTGGGCCACGCCATCGGCTTCCGCCACTCGGACTTCTACAATCAGGGCATCAGCTGCAGCCCGCCCGGCTCCGAGGGAAGTGCTGGCGTGGGGGCCATCCTCATCCCCGGGACACCGGCCACTGCCACGGTGGGCGGCTCGCTCATGAACTCCTGCTTCAGGTCGACCGACACGGGCGAGTTCACCAGCTCCGACATCACGGCGCTGAACTACCTCTACTGA